A genomic segment from Pseudorca crassidens isolate mPseCra1 chromosome 4, mPseCra1.hap1, whole genome shotgun sequence encodes:
- the FGFR3 gene encoding fibroblast growth factor receptor 3 isoform X1: protein MGAPACALAFFVAVAVVMTGAVSGSPGMEQRVVRRAAEVPGPEPGQQELVFGSGDTVELSCHWPAGAPSGPTVWVKDGVGLAPSDRILVGPQRLQVLNVSHEDAGAYSCRQRLTQSVLCHFTVRVTDAPSSGDDEDGEDEAEDTAGAPYWTRPERMDKKLLAVPAANTVRFRCPAAGNPTPSISWLKNGKEFRGEHRIGGIKLRHQQWSLVMESVVPSDRGNYTCVVENKFGSIRQTYTLDVLERSPHRPILQAGLPANQTAVLGSDVEFHCKVYSDAQPHIQWLKHVEVNGSKVGPDGTPYVTVLKSWISESVEADARLRLANVSERDGGEYLCRASNFIGVAEKAFWLRVHGPQAAEEELVEAGEAGSVYAGVLSYGVGFLLFILVVAAVTLCRLRSPPKKGLGSPAVHKVSRFPLKRQQVSLESSSSMSSNTPLVRIARLSSGEGPALANVSELELPADPKWELSRARLTLGKPLGEGCFGQVVMAEAIGIDKDRAAKPVTVAVKMLKDDATDKDLSDLVSEMEMMKMIGKHKNIINLLGACTQGGPLYVLVEYAAKGNLREYLRARRPPGTDYSFDTCRLPEEQLTFKDLVSCAYQVARGMEYLASQKCIHRDLAARNVLVTEDNVMKIADFGLARDVHNLDYYKKTTNGRLPVKWMAPEALFDRVYTHQSDVWSFGVLLWEIFTLGGSPYPGIPVEELFKLLKEGHRMDKPANCTHDLYMIMRECWHAVPSQRPTFKQLVEDLDRVLTVTSTDEYLDLSVPFEQYSPGGQDTPSSGSSGDDSVFAHDLLPPAPPGSGGSRT, encoded by the exons ATGGGCGCCCCGGCTTGCGCCCTCGCGTTCTTTGTGGCCGTGGCAGTCGTGATGACCGGCGCCGTCTCCGGGTCCCCGGGCATGGAGCAGCGCGTCGTGCGGAGAGCAGCAG AGGTCCCGGGCCCTGAGCCTGGCCAGCAGGAGCTGGTCTTTGGCAGCGGGGACACCGTGGAGCTGAGCTGCCACTGGCCCGCGGGGGCTCCCTCAGGGCCCACGGTCTGGGTGAAGGACGGCGTGGGGCTGGCGCCCTCAGACCGCATCCTGGTGGGGCCGCAGCGGCTGCAGGTGCTCAACGTCTCCCATGAGGACGCCGGGGCCTACAGCTGCCGCCAGCGCCTCACGCAGAGTGTCCTGTGCCACTTCACCGTGCGCGTGACAG ATGCTCCGTCCTCAGGAGACGATGAAGATGGGGAAGACGAAGCTGAAGACACAG CAGGGGCCCCTTACTGGACACGGCCCGAGCGGATGGACAAGAAGCTGCTGGCGGTGCCGGCGGCCAACACGGTTCGCTTCCGCTGCCCAGCCGCCGGCAACCCCACCCCGTCCATCTCCTGGCTGAAGAATGGCAAGGAGTTCCGAGGCGAGCACCGCATCGGGGGCATCAAG CTGCGGCACCAGCAGTGGAGCCTGGTCATGGAGAGCGTGGTGCCTTCGGACCGCGGCAACTACACGTGCGTCGTGGAGAACAAGTTCGGCAGCATCCGGCAGACGTACACTCTGGACGTGCTGG AGCGCTCCCCGCACCGGCCCATCCTGCAGGCGGGGCTGCCCGCCAACCAGACGGCGGTGCTGGGCAGCGACGTGGAATTCCACTGCAAGGTGTACAGCGACGCGCAGCCCCACATCCAGTGGCTCAAGCACGTGGAGGTGAACGGCAGCAAAGTGGGGCCCGACGGCACACCCTATGTCACGGTGCTCAAG TCGTGGATCAGTGAGAGTGTGGAGGCCGACGCGCGCCTCCGCCTGGCCAATGTGTCCGAGCGCGACGGGGGCGAGTACCTCTGTCGAGCCTCCAATTTCATAGGCGTGGCTGAGAAGGCCTTTTGGCTGCGTGTTCACGGGCCCCAAGCAG CTGAGGAGGAGCTGGTGGAGGCTGGTGAGGCTGGCAGTGTGTACGCAGGTGTCCTCAGCTACGGGGTGGGCTTCCTCCTCTTCATCCTGGTGGTGGCCGCTGTGACCCTCTGCCGCCTGCGCAGCCCCCCCAAGAAGGGCCTGGGCTCGCCCGCCGTGCACAAGGTCTCCCGCTTCCCGCTCAAGCGACAG CAGGTGTCCTTGGAGTCCAGCTCGTCCATGAGCTCCAACACGCCGCTGGTGCGGATCGCCCGGCTGTCCTCGGGGGAGGGCCCCGCGCTGGCCAACGTCTCTGAGCTCGAGCTGCCCGCCGACCCCAAGTGGGAGCTGTCCCGGGCCCG GCTGACTCTGGGCAAGCCTCTCGGGGAGGGCTGCTTCGGCCAGGTGGTCATGGCAGAGGCTATCGGCATCGACAAGGACCGGGCTGCCAAGCCCGTCACGGTGGCGGTGAAGATGCtgaaag ATGACGCCACAGATAAGGACCTGTCGGACCTGGTGTCCGAGATGGAGATGATGAAGATGATCGGGAAACACAAGAACATCATCAACCTGCTGGGCGCCTGCACGCAGGGCG GGCCCCTGTACGTGCTGGTGGAGTACGCGGCCAAGGGCAACCTGCGGGAGTACCTGCGGGCGCGGCGGCCCCCGGGCACGGACTACTCCTTCGACACTTGCCGGCTGCCCGAGGAGCAGCTCACCTTCAAGGACCTGGTTTCCTGCGCCTACCAGGTGGCGCGGGGCATGGAGTACCTCGCCTCGCAGAAG TGCATCCACAGGGACCTGGCCGCCCGCAACGTGCTGGTGACCGAGGACAATGTGATGAAGATCGCGGACTTTGGCCTGGCCCGCGACGTGCACAACCTCGACTACTACAAGAAGACCACCAAT GGCCGCCTGCCCGTGAAGTGGATGGCGCCCGAGGCCTTGTTTGACCGCGTCTACACCCACCAGAGTGACGT CTGGTCCTTCGGTGTCCTGCTCTGGGAGATCTTCACGCTGGGGGGCTCGCCGTACCCCGGCATCCCCGTGGAGGAGCTCTTCAAGCTGCTGAAGGAAGGCCACCGCATGGACAAGCCGGCCAACTGCACACATGATCT GTACATGATCATGCGTGAGTGCTGGCACGCCGTGCCCTCCCAGAGGCCCACCTTCAAGCAGCTGGTGGAAGACCTGGACCGCGTGCTCACTGTTACATCCACCGAC GAGTACCTCGACCTGTCGGTGCCCTTCGAGCAGTACTCGCCGGGCGGCCAGGACACCCCCAGCTCCGGCTCCTCAGGGGACGACTCCGTGTTCGCCCATGACCTGCTGCCCCCGGCCCCGCCAGGCAGCGGGGGCTCGCGGACGTGA
- the FGFR3 gene encoding fibroblast growth factor receptor 3 isoform X8 has translation MGAPACALAFFVAVAVVMTGAVSGSPGMEQRVVRRAAEVPGPEPGQQELVFGSGDTVELSCHWPAGAPSGPTVWVKDGVGLAPSDRILVGPQRLQVLNVSHEDAGAYSCRQRLTQSVLCHFTVRVTDAPSSGDDEDGEDEAEDTGAPYWTRPERMDKKLLAVPAANTVRFRCPAAGNPTPSISWLKNGKEFRGEHRIGGIKLRHQQWSLVMESVVPSDRGNYTCVVENKFGSIRQTYTLDVLERSPHRPILQAGLPANQTAVLGSDVEFHCKVYSDAQPHIQWLKHVEVNGSKVGPDGTPYVTVLKTAGANTTDKELEVLSLRNVTFEDAGEYTCLAGNSIGFSHHSAWLVVLPAEEELVEAGEAGSVYAGVLSYGVGFLLFILVVAAVTLCRLRSPPKKGLGSPAVHKVSRFPLKRQVSLESSSSMSSNTPLVRIARLSSGEGPALANVSELELPADPKWELSRARLTLGKPLGEGCFGQVVMAEAIGIDKDRAAKPVTVAVKMLKDDATDKDLSDLVSEMEMMKMIGKHKNIINLLGACTQGGPLYVLVEYAAKGNLREYLRARRPPGTDYSFDTCRLPEEQLTFKDLVSCAYQVARGMEYLASQKCIHRDLAARNVLVTEDNVMKIADFGLARDVHNLDYYKKTTNGRLPVKWMAPEALFDRVYTHQSDVWSFGVLLWEIFTLGGSPYPGIPVEELFKLLKEGHRMDKPANCTHDLYMIMRECWHAVPSQRPTFKQLVEDLDRVLTVTSTDEYLDLSVPFEQYSPGGQDTPSSGSSGDDSVFAHDLLPPAPPGSGGSRT, from the exons ATGGGCGCCCCGGCTTGCGCCCTCGCGTTCTTTGTGGCCGTGGCAGTCGTGATGACCGGCGCCGTCTCCGGGTCCCCGGGCATGGAGCAGCGCGTCGTGCGGAGAGCAGCAG AGGTCCCGGGCCCTGAGCCTGGCCAGCAGGAGCTGGTCTTTGGCAGCGGGGACACCGTGGAGCTGAGCTGCCACTGGCCCGCGGGGGCTCCCTCAGGGCCCACGGTCTGGGTGAAGGACGGCGTGGGGCTGGCGCCCTCAGACCGCATCCTGGTGGGGCCGCAGCGGCTGCAGGTGCTCAACGTCTCCCATGAGGACGCCGGGGCCTACAGCTGCCGCCAGCGCCTCACGCAGAGTGTCCTGTGCCACTTCACCGTGCGCGTGACAG ATGCTCCGTCCTCAGGAGACGATGAAGATGGGGAAGACGAAGCTGAAGACACAG GGGCCCCTTACTGGACACGGCCCGAGCGGATGGACAAGAAGCTGCTGGCGGTGCCGGCGGCCAACACGGTTCGCTTCCGCTGCCCAGCCGCCGGCAACCCCACCCCGTCCATCTCCTGGCTGAAGAATGGCAAGGAGTTCCGAGGCGAGCACCGCATCGGGGGCATCAAG CTGCGGCACCAGCAGTGGAGCCTGGTCATGGAGAGCGTGGTGCCTTCGGACCGCGGCAACTACACGTGCGTCGTGGAGAACAAGTTCGGCAGCATCCGGCAGACGTACACTCTGGACGTGCTGG AGCGCTCCCCGCACCGGCCCATCCTGCAGGCGGGGCTGCCCGCCAACCAGACGGCGGTGCTGGGCAGCGACGTGGAATTCCACTGCAAGGTGTACAGCGACGCGCAGCCCCACATCCAGTGGCTCAAGCACGTGGAGGTGAACGGCAGCAAAGTGGGGCCCGACGGCACACCCTATGTCACGGTGCTCAAG ACGGCGGGCGCTAACACCACCGACAAGGAGCTAGAGGTTCTGTCCTTGCGCAATGTCACCTTTGAGGACGCGGGGGAGTACACGTGTCTGGCGGGCAATTCTATCGGGTTTTCCCATCACTCTGCGTGGCTGGTGGTGCTGCCAG CTGAGGAGGAGCTGGTGGAGGCTGGTGAGGCTGGCAGTGTGTACGCAGGTGTCCTCAGCTACGGGGTGGGCTTCCTCCTCTTCATCCTGGTGGTGGCCGCTGTGACCCTCTGCCGCCTGCGCAGCCCCCCCAAGAAGGGCCTGGGCTCGCCCGCCGTGCACAAGGTCTCCCGCTTCCCGCTCAAGCGACAG GTGTCCTTGGAGTCCAGCTCGTCCATGAGCTCCAACACGCCGCTGGTGCGGATCGCCCGGCTGTCCTCGGGGGAGGGCCCCGCGCTGGCCAACGTCTCTGAGCTCGAGCTGCCCGCCGACCCCAAGTGGGAGCTGTCCCGGGCCCG GCTGACTCTGGGCAAGCCTCTCGGGGAGGGCTGCTTCGGCCAGGTGGTCATGGCAGAGGCTATCGGCATCGACAAGGACCGGGCTGCCAAGCCCGTCACGGTGGCGGTGAAGATGCtgaaag ATGACGCCACAGATAAGGACCTGTCGGACCTGGTGTCCGAGATGGAGATGATGAAGATGATCGGGAAACACAAGAACATCATCAACCTGCTGGGCGCCTGCACGCAGGGCG GGCCCCTGTACGTGCTGGTGGAGTACGCGGCCAAGGGCAACCTGCGGGAGTACCTGCGGGCGCGGCGGCCCCCGGGCACGGACTACTCCTTCGACACTTGCCGGCTGCCCGAGGAGCAGCTCACCTTCAAGGACCTGGTTTCCTGCGCCTACCAGGTGGCGCGGGGCATGGAGTACCTCGCCTCGCAGAAG TGCATCCACAGGGACCTGGCCGCCCGCAACGTGCTGGTGACCGAGGACAATGTGATGAAGATCGCGGACTTTGGCCTGGCCCGCGACGTGCACAACCTCGACTACTACAAGAAGACCACCAAT GGCCGCCTGCCCGTGAAGTGGATGGCGCCCGAGGCCTTGTTTGACCGCGTCTACACCCACCAGAGTGACGT CTGGTCCTTCGGTGTCCTGCTCTGGGAGATCTTCACGCTGGGGGGCTCGCCGTACCCCGGCATCCCCGTGGAGGAGCTCTTCAAGCTGCTGAAGGAAGGCCACCGCATGGACAAGCCGGCCAACTGCACACATGATCT GTACATGATCATGCGTGAGTGCTGGCACGCCGTGCCCTCCCAGAGGCCCACCTTCAAGCAGCTGGTGGAAGACCTGGACCGCGTGCTCACTGTTACATCCACCGAC GAGTACCTCGACCTGTCGGTGCCCTTCGAGCAGTACTCGCCGGGCGGCCAGGACACCCCCAGCTCCGGCTCCTCAGGGGACGACTCCGTGTTCGCCCATGACCTGCTGCCCCCGGCCCCGCCAGGCAGCGGGGGCTCGCGGACGTGA
- the FGFR3 gene encoding fibroblast growth factor receptor 3 isoform X5: MGAPACALAFFVAVAVVMTGAVSGSPGMEQRVVRRAAEVPGPEPGQQELVFGSGDTVELSCHWPAGAPSGPTVWVKDGVGLAPSDRILVGPQRLQVLNVSHEDAGAYSCRQRLTQSVLCHFTVRVTDAPSSGDDEDGEDEAEDTAGAPYWTRPERMDKKLLAVPAANTVRFRCPAAGNPTPSISWLKNGKEFRGEHRIGGIKLRHQQWSLVMESVVPSDRGNYTCVVENKFGSIRQTYTLDVLERSPHRPILQAGLPANQTAVLGSDVEFHCKVYSDAQPHIQWLKHVEVNGSKVGPDGTPYVTVLKTAGANTTDKELEVLSLRNVTFEDAGEYTCLAGNSIGFSHHSAWLVVLPAEEELVEAGEAGSVYAGVLSYGVGFLLFILVVAAVTLCRLRSPPKKGLGSPAVHKVSRFPLKRQQVSLESSSSMSSNTPLVRIARLSSGEGPALANVSELELPADPKWELSRARLTLGKPLGEGCFGQVVMAEAIGIDKDRAAKPVTVAVKMLKDDATDKDLSDLVSEMEMMKMIGKHKNIINLLGACTQGGPLYVLVEYAAKGNLREYLRARRPPGTDYSFDTCRLPEEQLTFKDLVSCAYQVARGMEYLASQKCIHRDLAARNVLVTEDNVMKIADFGLARDVHNLDYYKKTTNGRLPVKWMAPEALFDRVYTHQSDVWSFGVLLWEIFTLGGSPYPGIPVEELFKLLKEGHRMDKPANCTHDLYMIMRECWHAVPSQRPTFKQLVEDLDRVLTVTSTDEYLDLSVPFEQYSPGGQDTPSSGSSGDDSVFAHDLLPPAPPGSGGSRT, encoded by the exons ATGGGCGCCCCGGCTTGCGCCCTCGCGTTCTTTGTGGCCGTGGCAGTCGTGATGACCGGCGCCGTCTCCGGGTCCCCGGGCATGGAGCAGCGCGTCGTGCGGAGAGCAGCAG AGGTCCCGGGCCCTGAGCCTGGCCAGCAGGAGCTGGTCTTTGGCAGCGGGGACACCGTGGAGCTGAGCTGCCACTGGCCCGCGGGGGCTCCCTCAGGGCCCACGGTCTGGGTGAAGGACGGCGTGGGGCTGGCGCCCTCAGACCGCATCCTGGTGGGGCCGCAGCGGCTGCAGGTGCTCAACGTCTCCCATGAGGACGCCGGGGCCTACAGCTGCCGCCAGCGCCTCACGCAGAGTGTCCTGTGCCACTTCACCGTGCGCGTGACAG ATGCTCCGTCCTCAGGAGACGATGAAGATGGGGAAGACGAAGCTGAAGACACAG CAGGGGCCCCTTACTGGACACGGCCCGAGCGGATGGACAAGAAGCTGCTGGCGGTGCCGGCGGCCAACACGGTTCGCTTCCGCTGCCCAGCCGCCGGCAACCCCACCCCGTCCATCTCCTGGCTGAAGAATGGCAAGGAGTTCCGAGGCGAGCACCGCATCGGGGGCATCAAG CTGCGGCACCAGCAGTGGAGCCTGGTCATGGAGAGCGTGGTGCCTTCGGACCGCGGCAACTACACGTGCGTCGTGGAGAACAAGTTCGGCAGCATCCGGCAGACGTACACTCTGGACGTGCTGG AGCGCTCCCCGCACCGGCCCATCCTGCAGGCGGGGCTGCCCGCCAACCAGACGGCGGTGCTGGGCAGCGACGTGGAATTCCACTGCAAGGTGTACAGCGACGCGCAGCCCCACATCCAGTGGCTCAAGCACGTGGAGGTGAACGGCAGCAAAGTGGGGCCCGACGGCACACCCTATGTCACGGTGCTCAAG ACGGCGGGCGCTAACACCACCGACAAGGAGCTAGAGGTTCTGTCCTTGCGCAATGTCACCTTTGAGGACGCGGGGGAGTACACGTGTCTGGCGGGCAATTCTATCGGGTTTTCCCATCACTCTGCGTGGCTGGTGGTGCTGCCAG CTGAGGAGGAGCTGGTGGAGGCTGGTGAGGCTGGCAGTGTGTACGCAGGTGTCCTCAGCTACGGGGTGGGCTTCCTCCTCTTCATCCTGGTGGTGGCCGCTGTGACCCTCTGCCGCCTGCGCAGCCCCCCCAAGAAGGGCCTGGGCTCGCCCGCCGTGCACAAGGTCTCCCGCTTCCCGCTCAAGCGACAG CAGGTGTCCTTGGAGTCCAGCTCGTCCATGAGCTCCAACACGCCGCTGGTGCGGATCGCCCGGCTGTCCTCGGGGGAGGGCCCCGCGCTGGCCAACGTCTCTGAGCTCGAGCTGCCCGCCGACCCCAAGTGGGAGCTGTCCCGGGCCCG GCTGACTCTGGGCAAGCCTCTCGGGGAGGGCTGCTTCGGCCAGGTGGTCATGGCAGAGGCTATCGGCATCGACAAGGACCGGGCTGCCAAGCCCGTCACGGTGGCGGTGAAGATGCtgaaag ATGACGCCACAGATAAGGACCTGTCGGACCTGGTGTCCGAGATGGAGATGATGAAGATGATCGGGAAACACAAGAACATCATCAACCTGCTGGGCGCCTGCACGCAGGGCG GGCCCCTGTACGTGCTGGTGGAGTACGCGGCCAAGGGCAACCTGCGGGAGTACCTGCGGGCGCGGCGGCCCCCGGGCACGGACTACTCCTTCGACACTTGCCGGCTGCCCGAGGAGCAGCTCACCTTCAAGGACCTGGTTTCCTGCGCCTACCAGGTGGCGCGGGGCATGGAGTACCTCGCCTCGCAGAAG TGCATCCACAGGGACCTGGCCGCCCGCAACGTGCTGGTGACCGAGGACAATGTGATGAAGATCGCGGACTTTGGCCTGGCCCGCGACGTGCACAACCTCGACTACTACAAGAAGACCACCAAT GGCCGCCTGCCCGTGAAGTGGATGGCGCCCGAGGCCTTGTTTGACCGCGTCTACACCCACCAGAGTGACGT CTGGTCCTTCGGTGTCCTGCTCTGGGAGATCTTCACGCTGGGGGGCTCGCCGTACCCCGGCATCCCCGTGGAGGAGCTCTTCAAGCTGCTGAAGGAAGGCCACCGCATGGACAAGCCGGCCAACTGCACACATGATCT GTACATGATCATGCGTGAGTGCTGGCACGCCGTGCCCTCCCAGAGGCCCACCTTCAAGCAGCTGGTGGAAGACCTGGACCGCGTGCTCACTGTTACATCCACCGAC GAGTACCTCGACCTGTCGGTGCCCTTCGAGCAGTACTCGCCGGGCGGCCAGGACACCCCCAGCTCCGGCTCCTCAGGGGACGACTCCGTGTTCGCCCATGACCTGCTGCCCCCGGCCCCGCCAGGCAGCGGGGGCTCGCGGACGTGA